One genomic segment of Gemmatimonadota bacterium includes these proteins:
- the tadA gene encoding Flp pilus assembly complex ATPase component TadA has product MTTTSPMLARVLKAAVLRDASDVHAKAGDVFRARVGGVLVPLTKQRLTPAQTRALAATFAGIELDDPRLDTLRDFDCSWGVPGIGRFRVNVSRQRSSFMVVLRVIQFSVPTPEGLGLPEFVARFAEAEDGLVIVAGPSGSGKTSTIAAMVHHINRSRERHVVTLEDPIEFLHRDLASSITQREIGTDTADVAGGIHAALRQDADVIVIGDLRDSLAVDRAIRAAESGCLVLAAVSASDATSALMQLVATLPAGERDVGRMRLAGVLRAVVAQRLVANPEGEGRLPILEWMEPIPALRDALAGGGEAAALQKALDRATKEGKGETFARAMAEAGLPAELTPRPRTH; this is encoded by the coding sequence GGGCACGGGTCGGCGGCGTGCTGGTGCCGTTGACGAAGCAGCGCCTGACACCGGCGCAGACGCGCGCGCTGGCCGCGACCTTCGCCGGCATCGAGCTCGACGACCCTCGCCTCGACACGCTTCGGGACTTCGACTGTTCGTGGGGCGTCCCGGGGATCGGCCGCTTCCGCGTCAACGTCTCCCGCCAGCGGTCGTCGTTCATGGTGGTGCTGCGCGTGATCCAGTTCTCGGTGCCCACGCCCGAGGGGCTGGGGCTGCCCGAGTTCGTCGCGCGCTTTGCCGAGGCGGAGGACGGACTGGTCATCGTGGCGGGCCCGAGTGGCTCGGGGAAGACCTCGACCATTGCCGCGATGGTGCATCACATCAACCGTTCACGGGAGCGGCACGTCGTGACGCTCGAGGATCCGATCGAGTTCCTCCACCGTGATCTTGCCAGCTCGATCACCCAGCGCGAGATCGGCACCGACACGGCGGATGTGGCGGGCGGCATTCACGCCGCGCTGCGGCAGGACGCCGATGTGATCGTCATCGGTGATCTCCGCGACTCGCTCGCCGTGGATCGGGCCATTCGTGCGGCGGAGTCCGGCTGCCTGGTGCTGGCGGCGGTCAGCGCAAGCGACGCCACCTCGGCGCTCATGCAGCTGGTGGCGACGTTGCCCGCCGGGGAACGCGACGTCGGGCGGATGCGGCTGGCGGGCGTGCTGCGTGCCGTCGTGGCCCAGCGCCTGGTCGCCAATCCGGAGGGCGAGGGGCGGCTGCCGATCCTCGAGTGGATGGAGCCGATTCCGGCCCTCCGGGACGCACTGGCCGGCGGGGGCGAGGCGGCTGCCCTCCAGAAGGCGCTCGACCGGGCCACGAAGGAGGGGAAGGGGGAGACCTTCGCGAGGGCAATGGCCGAGGCGGGCCTTCCCGCTGAATTGACCCCCCGGCCCCGAACGCACTAG
- a CDS encoding adenylosuccinate synthase translates to MFDRKHSCIVVVGAQWGDEGKGKLVDVLAEQANVVVRYQGGANAGHTVVVGDRQFVLHQIPSGILHAGAKCVVGNGVVLDPETFFAELDELATQGIDVGGRLFISDRAHVVLPYHKLLDAASEKQQQIGTTGRGIGPTYEDKIGRRGVRVADLIRATVSREMVAERIERANALLAMMGSTMRADLDEHLALMARLGARLRPLATDTGLLVHQALRDGQRVLLEGAQGALLDVDHGTYPFVTSSNTTAGGAAIGAGIGPTEIDGVLGVVKAYTTRVGNGPLPTEAGGDLEERLRTLGGEFGATTGRPRRCGWFDATVVRYSVRVNGLTGLAVTKLDVLDSFAEIPVCTAYRLDGDVCSEVPSDVERLGRVEPVYETLPGWQQPTDGARKLADLPPAARAYLDRLQDLSGAPIRYVSVGTRRDQIIEC, encoded by the coding sequence ATGTTCGACCGGAAGCACAGCTGCATCGTGGTGGTCGGCGCCCAGTGGGGCGACGAAGGGAAGGGGAAGCTCGTCGACGTCCTCGCGGAGCAGGCGAACGTCGTCGTCCGCTACCAGGGCGGGGCCAATGCCGGCCACACGGTGGTGGTCGGCGATCGACAGTTCGTCCTGCACCAGATTCCCTCGGGGATCCTCCACGCCGGGGCGAAGTGCGTCGTGGGCAACGGCGTGGTCCTCGACCCCGAGACCTTCTTTGCCGAACTCGATGAGTTGGCGACGCAGGGGATCGACGTCGGCGGGCGACTCTTCATCTCCGACCGCGCCCACGTCGTCCTGCCGTACCACAAGCTGCTGGACGCGGCAAGCGAGAAGCAGCAGCAGATCGGGACCACGGGGCGGGGCATCGGCCCGACCTACGAGGACAAGATCGGCCGCCGCGGGGTCCGTGTGGCCGACCTGATCCGCGCCACCGTGTCGCGGGAAATGGTGGCGGAGCGGATCGAGCGCGCCAATGCGCTGCTCGCCATGATGGGATCGACGATGCGCGCCGATCTGGACGAACATCTCGCCCTGATGGCGCGCCTGGGCGCCCGCCTGCGGCCCCTGGCCACGGACACGGGACTGCTGGTCCACCAGGCGCTCCGCGACGGCCAGCGGGTCCTTCTTGAGGGCGCACAGGGGGCCCTGCTCGACGTGGACCACGGCACCTACCCGTTCGTCACCTCCTCGAACACCACGGCCGGTGGCGCCGCGATCGGCGCCGGCATCGGTCCGACCGAAATCGACGGTGTCCTCGGCGTGGTGAAGGCCTACACGACGCGCGTCGGCAATGGCCCGCTTCCGACCGAAGCGGGCGGGGACCTCGAGGAGCGGCTGCGCACCCTTGGGGGGGAGTTCGGCGCCACCACCGGCCGGCCACGTCGCTGCGGATGGTTCGACGCGACGGTCGTCCGCTACTCGGTCCGGGTCAATGGCCTGACCGGGCTCGCGGTCACCAAGCTCGACGTCCTCGACTCCTTCGCCGAGATTCCGGTCTGCACGGCCTATCGCCTCGACGGCGACGTCTGCAGTGAGGTGCCGAGCGATGTTGAACGACTCGGGCGCGTCGAGCCGGTCTACGAGACTCTCCCGGGGTGGCAGCAGCCCACCGACGGCGCGCGCAAGCTGGCCGACCTGCCTCCGGCCGCACGGGCCTACCTCGACCGGCTGCAGGATCTCTCCGGCGCACCGATCCGGTATGTGAGTGTGGGGACGCGGCGGGATCAGATCATCGAGTGCTAG
- a CDS encoding prepilin-type N-terminal cleavage/methylation domain-containing protein, translating to MTQTRRGFTLVEVLLAVVILVLITTTFARFSTEFTKGMTGSSIRVVSAGVAQDRLELVRADPRYPRLATLYASGAGADTTGFSGFPRMRRITTIVRDQSGSPARDRTTVTVRVIDPGLKDTVAVTAVIASP from the coding sequence TTGACGCAGACACGTCGCGGTTTCACCCTGGTCGAAGTCCTGCTCGCGGTGGTGATCCTGGTCCTGATCACCACCACCTTCGCGCGATTCTCGACCGAGTTCACCAAGGGGATGACCGGATCGTCGATCCGGGTCGTGTCGGCCGGGGTCGCTCAGGACCGGTTGGAGCTGGTCCGGGCCGACCCCCGCTACCCGCGGCTGGCGACCCTCTACGCCAGCGGGGCCGGCGCTGACACCACCGGGTTCTCCGGCTTCCCGCGGATGCGCCGGATCACCACCATCGTCCGCGACCAGTCCGGGTCCCCCGCACGGGACCGCACCACGGTGACCGTCCGGGTGATCGACCCGGGCCTCAAAGACACCGTGGCCGTCACCGCCGTCATCGCGAGTCCCTGA
- a CDS encoding prepilin-type N-terminal cleavage/methylation domain-containing protein — protein sequence MKRRPPHHGPAARWGRLGVTLIELLIVIVMIGILSGIAASRLDWQRYRTDAIAREVITEVSKAQRLAVTLQANVRFVVVDPQRIQIHEDVDNNGAVGSGERVRTVVLDEPARMTRGTSTDVPGPSDPTEISTIVFRRDGSASRGGTIYLTSALTDASCKRCRAISVVRATGRPTLYSMSTGSWRRAN from the coding sequence ATGAAACGTCGCCCCCCGCACCATGGCCCCGCGGCCCGGTGGGGGCGCCTCGGCGTCACCCTCATCGAGCTCCTGATTGTCATCGTGATGATCGGCATCCTCTCCGGGATCGCCGCCTCACGGCTCGACTGGCAGCGCTACCGGACCGATGCCATCGCCCGGGAAGTGATCACGGAAGTGAGCAAGGCACAGCGACTTGCCGTCACCCTGCAGGCCAATGTCCGCTTCGTGGTGGTCGATCCCCAGCGGATCCAGATTCACGAAGACGTGGATAACAATGGTGCCGTCGGAAGCGGGGAACGGGTCCGCACCGTCGTCCTGGACGAGCCGGCCCGGATGACCAGGGGGACCTCGACCGACGTGCCTGGTCCCTCGGACCCGACCGAGATCTCCACCATCGTTTTCCGCCGCGACGGCTCCGCCTCCCGGGGCGGTACCATTTACCTCACCTCGGCGCTGACTGACGCATCCTGCAAGCGCTGCCGAGCGATCTCGGTGGTCCGGGCGACCGGACGCCCGACCCTCTATTCCATGAGCACCGGTAGCTGGCGGAGGGCCAATTGA
- a CDS encoding glycine--tRNA ligase: MTLMDKLVSLAKRRGFVFQSSEVYGGLGSVWDYGPLGVELKRNVKDRWWRSLVHARDDIEGLDAAILMHPKVWEASGHVAGFTDPMVDCRTCKGRFRADKLADARCPQKPSKVPGEHTACDLTEPRLFNLMFKTFMGPVEDTAAVVYLRPETAQGIYVNYLNVLNSSRQKIPFGIAQVGKAFRNEITPGNFIFRTREFEQMEMQFFVRPGSDMEWFEQWRAIRMQWHHDLGLTPSKLRWHEHGPGELAHYAKAAYDIEYEFPFGWQEIEGIHNRGNFDLGRHQEHSGKKLEYFDPQANERFLPYVVETSAGADRVTLTVMADAYREEEVEGEVRVVLGFHPRIAPIKAAVLPLTKKDGLPEVADALYHDVKRRFPSFYDDGGAIGRRYRRQDEVGTPWCFTIDHDTLTDRTVTVRHRDSMQQERIGLDQVVAWVAAKLEE; this comes from the coding sequence CTGACTTTAATGGACAAGCTGGTCTCCCTGGCCAAGCGCCGGGGCTTCGTCTTCCAATCCTCGGAAGTCTACGGCGGGCTGGGCTCGGTCTGGGACTACGGCCCGCTCGGCGTTGAGCTGAAGCGTAACGTCAAGGACCGCTGGTGGCGCTCCCTGGTGCACGCCCGGGACGACATCGAGGGGCTCGATGCCGCCATCCTGATGCACCCCAAGGTCTGGGAGGCCTCCGGCCACGTGGCCGGCTTCACCGACCCGATGGTCGACTGCCGGACCTGCAAGGGCCGCTTTCGGGCCGACAAGCTGGCCGACGCCCGCTGTCCCCAGAAGCCGAGCAAGGTCCCGGGGGAGCACACCGCGTGCGACCTGACCGAACCCCGGCTCTTCAACCTCATGTTCAAGACGTTCATGGGGCCGGTGGAGGACACGGCGGCGGTGGTCTACCTCCGGCCGGAGACGGCCCAGGGAATCTACGTCAATTACCTGAACGTCCTGAACAGTTCGCGGCAGAAGATCCCCTTCGGCATCGCCCAGGTCGGCAAGGCGTTCCGCAACGAGATCACGCCCGGCAATTTCATCTTCCGGACCCGCGAGTTCGAGCAGATGGAGATGCAGTTCTTTGTCCGCCCCGGCAGCGACATGGAGTGGTTCGAGCAGTGGCGTGCCATCCGCATGCAGTGGCACCACGACCTCGGCCTGACGCCGAGCAAGTTGCGCTGGCACGAGCATGGCCCGGGGGAGCTCGCCCACTACGCCAAGGCGGCCTACGACATCGAGTACGAGTTTCCCTTCGGCTGGCAGGAGATCGAGGGCATCCACAATCGTGGCAATTTCGATCTCGGGCGGCACCAGGAGCACTCCGGCAAGAAGCTCGAGTACTTCGATCCGCAGGCGAATGAGCGCTTCCTCCCGTACGTCGTCGAAACCTCGGCAGGCGCCGATCGCGTGACGCTGACGGTGATGGCCGACGCCTATCGCGAGGAAGAGGTCGAGGGTGAAGTGCGCGTGGTGCTCGGATTCCACCCGCGCATTGCGCCGATCAAGGCCGCCGTGCTGCCGTTGACCAAGAAGGACGGGCTGCCCGAGGTCGCCGACGCGCTGTATCACGATGTCAAGCGTCGCTTCCCGTCGTTCTACGATGACGGTGGTGCGATCGGCCGGCGCTATCGCCGTCAGGACGAGGTCGGCACGCCGTGGTGCTTCACGATCGACCACGACACCCTGACGGATCGCACCGTGACGGTGCGTCACCGTGACTCGATGCAGCAGGAGCGTATCGGCCTCGACCAGGTGGTTGCCTGGGTGGCCGCCAAGCTGGAGGAGTGA
- a CDS encoding cystathionine gamma-synthase family protein, translating to MAKHAAHRAIGSHRLRPESLMMGYGYDPTLSEGAIKCPIFQTSTFVFESAEAGKAFFEVAYGLREASPGEVPGLIYSRLNNPDLEVLEDRLCLWDEAESCAVFSSGMAATTTALMAYLRPGDVVIYSAPIYGGSDHFLHHVLPTWGVTAIALPAGEPAAAHESRLREELAGRPLGAVLLETPANPTNGLIDIAAVVAMTRRLETPGRHAPVLVDNTFLGPLWQQPLRHGADIVLYSATKFIGGHSDVIAGAALGSKAMMAPVRGLRTFLGSMLSPMDGWLLMRSLETLKMRMTAAMKNARHVARFLKAHPKVAALHYLGEMSADHPMRDVYERQCTGPGSLIAFEVFGGEAAAFRVLNAMQLAKLAVSLGGTESLVEHPASMTHADVSKADQARYGITPGLIRLSVGVEHYEDLIADLAQALDHA from the coding sequence ATGGCGAAGCACGCAGCACATCGGGCCATCGGGTCGCACCGGTTGCGCCCCGAGAGTTTGATGATGGGGTACGGCTACGACCCGACGCTGTCCGAGGGTGCCATCAAGTGCCCGATCTTTCAGACGTCGACCTTCGTCTTCGAGAGCGCCGAGGCCGGCAAGGCCTTCTTCGAGGTGGCCTACGGGCTGCGTGAGGCGAGCCCCGGCGAGGTGCCGGGGCTCATCTATTCCCGGCTCAACAATCCCGACCTCGAGGTGCTCGAGGATCGACTCTGCCTCTGGGACGAGGCCGAGAGTTGTGCGGTCTTCAGCAGCGGGATGGCGGCGACGACGACGGCACTGATGGCCTACCTCCGTCCCGGTGACGTCGTGATTTACAGCGCGCCGATCTACGGCGGGTCGGATCACTTCCTGCACCACGTGTTGCCGACCTGGGGCGTGACGGCGATTGCATTGCCCGCCGGCGAACCGGCGGCCGCGCACGAATCGCGGCTGCGCGAGGAACTGGCCGGCCGGCCGCTCGGCGCCGTCCTGCTCGAGACGCCCGCCAATCCGACCAACGGGCTGATCGACATCGCGGCGGTCGTCGCCATGACGAGGCGACTCGAAACGCCGGGCCGCCATGCCCCGGTGCTCGTCGACAACACCTTCCTCGGCCCGCTCTGGCAGCAGCCGCTGCGGCACGGCGCCGACATCGTCCTCTACTCGGCGACGAAATTCATCGGCGGCCACAGCGACGTGATTGCGGGGGCCGCCCTCGGCAGCAAGGCGATGATGGCGCCGGTGCGCGGTCTGCGCACGTTCCTCGGCTCGATGCTGTCGCCGATGGATGGCTGGCTCCTGATGCGCTCGCTCGAGACGCTCAAGATGCGGATGACGGCCGCCATGAAGAACGCGCGGCATGTCGCCCGCTTTCTCAAAGCCCATCCCAAGGTTGCCGCCTTGCACTACCTCGGCGAGATGAGCGCCGACCATCCGATGCGCGACGTCTACGAACGGCAGTGCACCGGGCCCGGGTCGCTGATCGCCTTCGAGGTGTTCGGTGGTGAGGCGGCGGCGTTCCGGGTCCTCAATGCGATGCAGCTGGCCAAGCTGGCGGTCTCGCTGGGGGGCACCGAGTCGCTGGTGGAGCACCCCGCGTCGATGACGCATGCCGACGTCTCCAAGGCGGATCAGGCGCGCTATGGCATCACCCCCGGGCTGATCCGGCTTTCGGTGGGCGTCGAGCACTACGAGGACCTGATCGCCGACCTGGCGCAGGCCCTCGACCATGCCTGA
- a CDS encoding metallopeptidase family protein, translated as MIRRMSTEVPTEYFDGVTEVVVSPRAVPHPTRAEIYTLGECIPLPLEQEAPEAVQSRVVLYHGSFLALAHLDPSFDWEREGWETLTHELRHHVEWRARGDDLEALDRAAEANYARQDGDPFDPLFFLDGDAPVADVYQVEDDWFLDLVVRQVPSAVRFNWHGKRYVAEVPPQTSLPAYLLVDGVDEPPPGDLILVLRVKPRLFDLFRSRPLHQGAVQAVSDTRDEVP; from the coding sequence ATGATCCGCCGGATGAGTACCGAGGTGCCCACCGAGTACTTCGACGGCGTCACCGAGGTGGTGGTGTCGCCGCGGGCGGTGCCGCATCCGACGCGCGCCGAGATCTATACGCTGGGCGAGTGCATTCCACTGCCGCTTGAGCAGGAGGCCCCCGAGGCCGTCCAGAGTCGGGTGGTGCTTTACCACGGCTCCTTCCTCGCGCTGGCGCACCTCGACCCATCGTTCGACTGGGAGCGGGAAGGCTGGGAAACGCTGACCCACGAGCTGCGGCACCACGTGGAATGGCGTGCACGCGGCGACGACCTCGAGGCGCTCGATCGCGCGGCGGAAGCCAACTACGCCCGCCAGGATGGCGACCCGTTCGATCCCCTCTTCTTCCTCGATGGCGACGCGCCAGTCGCCGATGTCTACCAGGTCGAGGACGACTGGTTTCTCGACCTGGTGGTGCGGCAGGTTCCCTCGGCGGTACGCTTCAATTGGCACGGCAAGCGCTATGTCGCCGAGGTGCCGCCGCAGACGTCGCTGCCCGCCTATCTTCTGGTGGATGGCGTGGATGAGCCGCCCCCCGGCGACTTGATCCTCGTGCTGCGGGTGAAGCCACGGTTGTTCGACCTCTTTCGTTCCCGCCCCCTGCATCAGGGTGCGGTGCAGGCGGTCTCCGACACGCGCGATGAGGTGCCCTGA
- a CDS encoding histone deacetylase: protein MLVVTAAECLAHDPGRGMPEQPARLRTVLQRLATAGVAVADATPAAPEWLATLHDPDYLQDLEAMSLRGVGDYGPDCPVGPATWRATLAAGGAARAALAHALDGKGNAFAAIRPPGHHALRHGAMGFCYANHVALLAAEARRAGRDRVLIVDWDVHHGNGTQALVEHDPTIRFISMHQSPWWPGSGAADERGVGNIFNVPMPPQLPAARYVEALWDAVTVATAEWRPDLVLISAGYDGMEGDPLGGFTLEPPHFADWVGRLRTAFPSAPIVALMEGGYLPARLANGVLATVAALA, encoded by the coding sequence ATGCTTGTCGTGACGGCGGCGGAGTGCCTGGCGCACGACCCCGGCCGCGGCATGCCGGAACAACCGGCGCGCCTTCGCACGGTGTTGCAACGGCTCGCCACGGCGGGAGTCGCCGTCGCCGATGCCACGCCGGCCGCACCCGAGTGGCTGGCCACACTCCACGATCCCGACTATCTCCAGGACCTCGAGGCGATGAGCCTTCGTGGCGTGGGGGACTATGGCCCGGATTGCCCGGTCGGGCCGGCGACGTGGCGTGCCACGCTGGCGGCGGGCGGGGCAGCCCGCGCCGCGCTCGCCCACGCGCTCGACGGGAAGGGGAACGCCTTCGCGGCGATCCGCCCGCCCGGGCACCACGCCCTGCGGCACGGCGCGATGGGGTTCTGTTACGCCAACCACGTCGCCTTGCTGGCCGCGGAGGCTCGACGCGCGGGTCGCGATCGGGTGCTGATCGTCGACTGGGATGTGCACCACGGCAACGGCACGCAGGCGCTCGTCGAGCACGATCCGACGATCCGCTTCATCTCGATGCACCAATCGCCCTGGTGGCCTGGCTCGGGCGCTGCCGACGAGCGTGGTGTGGGCAACATCTTCAACGTGCCGATGCCGCCGCAGCTTCCCGCCGCACGCTACGTGGAAGCGCTCTGGGATGCCGTGACGGTGGCCACCGCCGAATGGCGACCCGATCTCGTCCTGATATCCGCCGGCTATGACGGAATGGAGGGCGATCCACTGGGCGGCTTCACGCTGGAGCCACCCCATTTCGCTGACTGGGTGGGGCGGCTCCGTACCGCCTTCCCCTCGGCCCCGATCGTGGCCTTGATGGAAGGCGGCTACCTCCCGGCGCGACTCGCCAACGGGGTGCTGGCGACCGTCGCGGCGCTCGCCTAA
- a CDS encoding dipeptide epimerase yields MTLRLSTEILALRTRHPFIIARGGQSDYRTVMVKITDDDGVEGWGEAAATRFYGETLETVQAALATYGTLLGDDPHQLEAIERRLEVTLRRNAAARVAISAALHDLVGKRLGVPLWRYWGLDRAAAPRSTFTIGMDTPEMIRLKVGEAAEYPILKIKLGGPDDLTLLRTIRDATDKELRVDANCGWTAVHTVRMLPVLEEFGVTVLEQPVAPDDLDGLAHIHRHARIPLIADESCVTSGDIARLVGRVDGINIKLAKCGSLREALRMIAIARTHQMTVMVGCMIESSLGITAAAHFTPLVDIVDLDGAALLSQDPFVGAGIAGGQVTLPDAPGLGVTRR; encoded by the coding sequence ATGACCCTCCGCCTCAGCACCGAGATCCTTGCCCTCCGGACGCGCCATCCGTTCATCATCGCGCGCGGTGGCCAGAGCGACTATCGCACCGTGATGGTCAAGATCACCGACGACGACGGCGTCGAGGGGTGGGGCGAGGCCGCGGCGACGCGCTTCTACGGCGAGACGCTGGAGACCGTGCAGGCGGCGCTCGCCACGTATGGCACCCTGCTCGGCGACGACCCACACCAGCTCGAGGCGATCGAACGTCGACTCGAGGTCACGCTCCGGCGGAATGCGGCGGCACGTGTGGCAATCTCCGCTGCGCTGCACGACCTCGTCGGCAAGCGCCTCGGCGTCCCGCTCTGGCGCTACTGGGGGCTCGACCGCGCCGCCGCCCCGCGGTCGACGTTCACCATCGGGATGGACACGCCGGAGATGATTCGCCTGAAGGTGGGCGAGGCGGCGGAGTATCCGATCCTCAAGATCAAGCTCGGTGGCCCCGACGACCTCACGCTGCTGCGCACGATTCGCGACGCGACGGACAAGGAACTGCGCGTCGACGCCAACTGCGGCTGGACCGCGGTGCACACGGTGCGGATGCTGCCGGTCCTCGAAGAGTTCGGCGTCACGGTGCTGGAGCAACCGGTCGCCCCCGACGACCTCGATGGCCTCGCCCACATTCATCGGCATGCGCGGATTCCGCTGATTGCCGATGAGAGCTGCGTCACCTCCGGTGACATCGCGCGGCTGGTCGGCCGGGTCGACGGCATCAACATCAAGCTCGCCAAGTGCGGCTCGCTGCGTGAGGCGCTCCGAATGATCGCGATTGCCCGCACGCACCAGATGACGGTCATGGTCGGCTGCATGATCGAGTCGTCACTTGGGATCACCGCCGCGGCACACTTCACGCCACTGGTCGACATCGTCGACCTCGATGGCGCGGCGCTGCTGTCGCAAGATCCCTTCGTCGGGGCCGGCATCGCGGGCGGGCAGGTGACGCTCCCCGATGCCCCCGGGCTGGGTGTGACGCGACGATGA